A single Brassica rapa cultivar Chiifu-401-42 chromosome A04, CAAS_Brap_v3.01, whole genome shotgun sequence DNA region contains:
- the LOC103864219 gene encoding F-box protein SKIP22-like has protein sequence MMKLRLRRYETRETLEFELADTSNLHDLCHRISSSTPSSVHFSLNRNDKPSPKDTLRSRGMTPSDLIYYYSQHPSSPINIEIVASAGSKRLSVPFLLKKVLLEKSGDESGLTILATSVHAVMLESGFMLLNNRGCFDKFSFSKDLLTVSLRYTLPELITKTRVEYVTVTFQNLSNTIVVYGSLGGRGCMVKRVSLNKNRFVSVIDLVVDTLRFEKQASCSSYRDMFTFWKMVKDGLSIPLLTCLCEKYGLELPACLMQLPTELKMKILELVPGDSVAKMACICAEMRCLASDNGLWKQKCLEEAKHLVVNRSSVSWKAEFAAFWKQRQKVRSDMEISRRSVTSHGIIAQSRADRISSLRAYRRQRRQR, from the coding sequence ATGATGAAGCTGCGTTTGAGACGTTACGAGACTAGGGAAACCCTAGAATTTGAACTGGCTGATACAAGCAACCTCCATGATCTCTGCCATCGGATCAGTTCATCTACGCCTTCCTCCGTTCACTTCTCGCTTAATCGCAATGACAAGCCGTCTCCCAAGGATACACTCCGATCTCGTGGTATGACTCCCAGTGACCTCATTTACTACTACTCTCAACACCCCTCTTCTCCGATTAATATTGAGATCGTTGCATCTGCTGGAAGCAAAAGGTTAAGCGTACCATTCCTCTTGAAAAAGGTATTACTCGAGAAATCTGGTGATGAAAGTGGCTTGACTATCTTGGCTACTTCAGTTCACGCCGTCATGTTAGAATCTGGATTCATGTTGTTAAACAATCGTGGCTGCTTTGATAAGTTTAGCTTTTCTAAAGATCTGCTTACTGTATCCCTAAGGTATACTCTCCCTGAGCTAATCACCAAGACGAGGGTTGAGTATGTGACTGTTACGTTTCAGAACTTGAGCAATACGATTGTGGTCTACGGATCGCTAGGAGGCCGTGGGTGTATGGTGAAAAGGGTTAGTCTCAATAAGAATAGGTTTGTGTCCGTTATCGATTTGGTTGTGGACACTTTGAGGTTCGAGAAACAAGCCTCTTGCAGCAGCTACCGCGACATGTTCACGTTCTGGAAGATGGTGAAAGATGGTCTTTCTATCCCGTTGCTGACGTGTCTTTGCGAGAAGTATGGTTTGGAACTTCCAGCTTGCTTGATGCAACTACCAACGGAGCTGAAGATGAAGATACTTGAGTTGGTTCCTGGCGACAGTGTTGCCAAAATGGCTTGCATATGTGCGGAGATGCGGTGTCTGGCTTCAGACAATGGCTTGTGGAAACAGAAGTGCTTGGAGGAAGCCAAGCATCTCGTTGTGAATCGGTCCAGTGTTTCTTGGAAGGCAGAGTTTGCTGCTTTTTGGAAGCAACGCCAAAAAGTTAGAAGTGACATGGAGATAAGTCGTCGCAGCGTGACTAGTCATGGGATCATTGCACAGTCTCGCGCTGACCGTATCAGTAGTCTTCGTGCGTACCGTAGACAACGCCGTCAACGCTAA
- the LOC103864220 gene encoding mannose-1-phosphate guanyltransferase alpha isoform X3, giving the protein MIHHPISACKKIPNLAQIFLIGFYEEREFALYVSSISNELRIPVRYLKEDKPHGSAGALYYFRDRIMEEKPSHVFLLNCDVCCSFPLQHILDAHRRYGGIGTMLVIKVSAEAASQFGELIADPDTKELLHYTEKPETFVSDLINCGVYVFTSDIFKAIEGVYNQMRETSSNYNHFQYATRSVPADFVRLDQDILSPLAGKKQLYTYENKDFWEQIKTPGKSLKCSDLYLSQLRETSPHLLASGDGTNKKPMIVGDVYIHPSVKLHPTAKIGPNVSISANVRVGPGVRLINCIILDDVEIKDNAVVINSIIGWKSSIGRWSRVQANGDDNERLGITILGEAVTVEDEVAVIGSIVLQNKTLNASVQDDIIL; this is encoded by the exons ATGATTCATCATCCTATCTCTGCTTGCAAAAAG ATACCAAACCTGGCTCAGATTTTTCTGAttgggttttacgaggaaagaGAGTTCGCTTTGTATGTTTCTTCCATTTCTAACGAGCTCAGAATCCCAGTGCG ATACTTGAAAGAAGATAAGCCTCATGGTTCTGCTGGTGCTCTTTATTACTTTCGCGATAGAATCATGGAAGAGAAACCG TCGCATGTTTTCCTCCTAAACTGTGATGTTTGCTGTTCTTTCCCTCTCCAACACATTCTCG ATGCACATCGTCGATATGGTGGCATTGGAACTATGCTAGTAATCAAG GTTTCTGCAGAAGCAGCAAGCCAATTTGGAGAGTTGATAGCTGATCCTGATACTAAAGAACTCTTGCATTACACAGAGAAACCAGAGACTTTC GTCAGTGACTTGATCAACTGTGGTGTCTATGTGTTTACCTCAGATATCTTCAAAGCCATTGAAGGAGTATACAACCAAATGAGAGAGACGT CTAGCAACTACAACCACTTCCAGTATGCTACAAGGTCTGTTCCTGCTGATTTTGTGAGGCTAGATCAAGATATATTGTCACCGCTTGCTGGAAAGAAGCAGCTATACACATATGAGAATAAGGATTTCTGGGAACAGATCAAGACTCCAGG GAAGTCTTTGAAATGCTCGGACTTGTATCTCTCTCAGCTCCGCGAAACTTCTCCTCATCTTTTGGCTTCAGGAGATGGTACTAATAAGAAACCGATGATTGTTGGTGATGTTTACATTCACCCATCCGTAAAACTACATCCAACCGCTAAG ATTGGTCCAAACGTGTCAATCTCAGCAAACGTTCGTGTTGGACCTGGTGTAAGGCTTATTAACTGCATAATCTTGGACGATGTTGAAATCAAG GACAATGCTGTTGTAATAAACTCGATCATTGGTTGGAAATCTTCGATAGGAAGATGGTCAAGAGTTCAAGCTAATGGAGATGACAATGAGAGGCTTGGGATTACCATTCTTG GTGAGGCTGTGACAGTAGAAGATGAAGTTGCAGTCATAGGAAGCATTGTTCTTCAGAATAAGACTCTCAATGCCAGTGTTCAAGACGACATAATCTTATGA
- the LOC103864220 gene encoding mannose-1-phosphate guanyltransferase alpha isoform X2, with protein MSEDKVVAVIMVGGPTKGTRFRPLSFNTPKPLIPLAGQPMIHHPISACKKIPNLAQIFLIGFYEEREFALYVSSISNELRIPVRYLKEDKPHGSAGALYYFRDRIMEEKPSHVFLLNCDVCCSFPLQHILDAHRRYGGIGTMLVIKVSAEAASQFGELIADPDTKELLHYTEKPETFVSDLINCGVYVFTSDIFKAIEGVYNQMRETSSNYNHFQYATRSVPADFVRLDQDILSPLAGKKQLYTYENKDFWEQIKTPGKSLKCSDLYLSQLRETSPHLLASGDGTNKKPMIVGDVYIHPSVKLHPTAKIGPNVSISANVRVGPGVRLINCIILDDVEIKDNAVVINSIIGWKSSIGRWSRVQANGDDNERLGITILGEAVTVEDEVAVIGSIVLQNKTLNASVQDDIIL; from the exons ATGTCGGAAGACAAAGTCGTCGCCGTGATCATGGTCGGAGGACCGACCAAAG GAACTCGTTTTCGCCCATTATCGTTCAATACGCCCAAGCCGCTGATTCCTTTGGCTGGCCAGCCCATGATTCATCATCCTATCTCTGCTTGCAAAAAG ATACCAAACCTGGCTCAGATTTTTCTGAttgggttttacgaggaaagaGAGTTCGCTTTGTATGTTTCTTCCATTTCTAACGAGCTCAGAATCCCAGTGCG ATACTTGAAAGAAGATAAGCCTCATGGTTCTGCTGGTGCTCTTTATTACTTTCGCGATAGAATCATGGAAGAGAAACCG TCGCATGTTTTCCTCCTAAACTGTGATGTTTGCTGTTCTTTCCCTCTCCAACACATTCTCG ATGCACATCGTCGATATGGTGGCATTGGAACTATGCTAGTAATCAAG GTTTCTGCAGAAGCAGCAAGCCAATTTGGAGAGTTGATAGCTGATCCTGATACTAAAGAACTCTTGCATTACACAGAGAAACCAGAGACTTTC GTCAGTGACTTGATCAACTGTGGTGTCTATGTGTTTACCTCAGATATCTTCAAAGCCATTGAAGGAGTATACAACCAAATGAGAGAGACGT CTAGCAACTACAACCACTTCCAGTATGCTACAAGGTCTGTTCCTGCTGATTTTGTGAGGCTAGATCAAGATATATTGTCACCGCTTGCTGGAAAGAAGCAGCTATACACATATGAGAATAAGGATTTCTGGGAACAGATCAAGACTCCAGG GAAGTCTTTGAAATGCTCGGACTTGTATCTCTCTCAGCTCCGCGAAACTTCTCCTCATCTTTTGGCTTCAGGAGATGGTACTAATAAGAAACCGATGATTGTTGGTGATGTTTACATTCACCCATCCGTAAAACTACATCCAACCGCTAAG ATTGGTCCAAACGTGTCAATCTCAGCAAACGTTCGTGTTGGACCTGGTGTAAGGCTTATTAACTGCATAATCTTGGACGATGTTGAAATCAAG GACAATGCTGTTGTAATAAACTCGATCATTGGTTGGAAATCTTCGATAGGAAGATGGTCAAGAGTTCAAGCTAATGGAGATGACAATGAGAGGCTTGGGATTACCATTCTTG GTGAGGCTGTGACAGTAGAAGATGAAGTTGCAGTCATAGGAAGCATTGTTCTTCAGAATAAGACTCTCAATGCCAGTGTTCAAGACGACATAATCTTATGA
- the LOC103864220 gene encoding mannose-1-phosphate guanyltransferase alpha isoform X1, translated as MSEDKVVAVIMVGGPTKGTRFRPLSFNTPKPLIPLAGQPMIHHPISACKKIPNLAQIFLIGFYEEREFALYVSSISNELRIPVRYLKEDKPHGSAGALYYFRDRIMEEKPSHVFLLNCDVCCSFPLQHILDAHRRYGGIGTMLVIKVSAEAASQFGELIADPDTKELLHYTEKPETFVSDLINCGVYVFTSDIFKAIEGVYNQMRETCEFSSLLAYLKRLALFFFDFILNLAASNYNHFQYATRSVPADFVRLDQDILSPLAGKKQLYTYENKDFWEQIKTPGKSLKCSDLYLSQLRETSPHLLASGDGTNKKPMIVGDVYIHPSVKLHPTAKIGPNVSISANVRVGPGVRLINCIILDDVEIKDNAVVINSIIGWKSSIGRWSRVQANGDDNERLGITILGEAVTVEDEVAVIGSIVLQNKTLNASVQDDIIL; from the exons ATGTCGGAAGACAAAGTCGTCGCCGTGATCATGGTCGGAGGACCGACCAAAG GAACTCGTTTTCGCCCATTATCGTTCAATACGCCCAAGCCGCTGATTCCTTTGGCTGGCCAGCCCATGATTCATCATCCTATCTCTGCTTGCAAAAAG ATACCAAACCTGGCTCAGATTTTTCTGAttgggttttacgaggaaagaGAGTTCGCTTTGTATGTTTCTTCCATTTCTAACGAGCTCAGAATCCCAGTGCG ATACTTGAAAGAAGATAAGCCTCATGGTTCTGCTGGTGCTCTTTATTACTTTCGCGATAGAATCATGGAAGAGAAACCG TCGCATGTTTTCCTCCTAAACTGTGATGTTTGCTGTTCTTTCCCTCTCCAACACATTCTCG ATGCACATCGTCGATATGGTGGCATTGGAACTATGCTAGTAATCAAG GTTTCTGCAGAAGCAGCAAGCCAATTTGGAGAGTTGATAGCTGATCCTGATACTAAAGAACTCTTGCATTACACAGAGAAACCAGAGACTTTC GTCAGTGACTTGATCAACTGTGGTGTCTATGTGTTTACCTCAGATATCTTCAAAGCCATTGAAGGAGTATACAACCAAATGAGAGAGACGTGTGAGTTTTCTTCACTATTGGCCTATCTCAAGAGacttgctttgtttttttttgactttATACTAAACTTGGCAGCTAGCAACTACAACCACTTCCAGTATGCTACAAGGTCTGTTCCTGCTGATTTTGTGAGGCTAGATCAAGATATATTGTCACCGCTTGCTGGAAAGAAGCAGCTATACACATATGAGAATAAGGATTTCTGGGAACAGATCAAGACTCCAGG GAAGTCTTTGAAATGCTCGGACTTGTATCTCTCTCAGCTCCGCGAAACTTCTCCTCATCTTTTGGCTTCAGGAGATGGTACTAATAAGAAACCGATGATTGTTGGTGATGTTTACATTCACCCATCCGTAAAACTACATCCAACCGCTAAG ATTGGTCCAAACGTGTCAATCTCAGCAAACGTTCGTGTTGGACCTGGTGTAAGGCTTATTAACTGCATAATCTTGGACGATGTTGAAATCAAG GACAATGCTGTTGTAATAAACTCGATCATTGGTTGGAAATCTTCGATAGGAAGATGGTCAAGAGTTCAAGCTAATGGAGATGACAATGAGAGGCTTGGGATTACCATTCTTG GTGAGGCTGTGACAGTAGAAGATGAAGTTGCAGTCATAGGAAGCATTGTTCTTCAGAATAAGACTCTCAATGCCAGTGTTCAAGACGACATAATCTTATGA